In a single window of the Anaerolineae bacterium genome:
- a CDS encoding class I SAM-dependent methyltransferase: MQAYGAAFARVYNQHWGGFARQLAPRIEALYAGTELGQREKSLLDVCCGTGQLARYFLERGYRVTGVDLSPAMLKYARENNRDHVASGQARFLRADASSFRLKESFGLAASTYDALNHLPDEEALAGCFRSVYDALLPGGTFIFDLNTEMGLRRHWGGISVTDNEEAMIVTRGIYDEAGRRALIRLSGFAPVGPRRYERFDEVVYNTAFPLERVAELLLEVGWRDAYFSSQADLLTPVEDPEAEMRVFAVARK, encoded by the coding sequence ATGCAGGCGTACGGCGCCGCCTTCGCTCGAGTCTACAACCAGCACTGGGGAGGGTTCGCCCGGCAGCTGGCGCCTCGTATCGAGGCTCTCTACGCCGGCACCGAGTTGGGCCAGAGGGAGAAGAGCCTCCTCGATGTGTGCTGCGGCACCGGCCAGCTGGCGCGGTACTTCCTGGAGCGCGGCTATAGGGTCACTGGCGTGGACCTGTCGCCAGCCATGCTGAAGTACGCTCGGGAGAACAACCGCGATCACGTAGCGAGCGGCCAGGCTCGGTTCCTACGGGCCGACGCCTCTTCGTTCAGGCTCAAGGAGAGCTTCGGCCTGGCCGCATCCACCTACGATGCCCTCAACCACCTGCCCGACGAAGAAGCGCTAGCCGGATGCTTCCGCTCGGTCTATGACGCTCTCCTCCCCGGCGGCACCTTCATCTTCGACCTTAACACCGAGATGGGCCTGCGGCGCCACTGGGGCGGGATCAGCGTCACCGACAACGAGGAGGCCATGATCGTCACTCGAGGCATCTACGACGAGGCCGGTCGTCGCGCCCTCATTCGGCTGTCCGGCTTCGCCCCGGTGGGGCCCCGTCGCTACGAGCGCTTCGACGAGGTGGTCTACAATACCGCCTTCCCGCTGGAGCGCGTGGCGGAGCTGCTGCTGGAGGTGGGCTGGCGCGACGCCTACTTCTCCAGTCAGGCCGACCTCCTCACCCCCGTCGAGGATCCCGAAGCCGAGATGCGCGTCTTCGCGGTGGCCCGGAAGTAG
- a CDS encoding nucleotidyltransferase domain-containing protein: MASERDRTGVAAALREAVTRLVACLNPERIIIFGSQARSDAGPESDIDLLVVLRDEQSVGLAEDKAYRVLADLEVPVDVVAVNARFLETYGDLVGTVTRTALREGKVLYAR; encoded by the coding sequence ATGGCTAGCGAGCGAGACAGAACTGGGGTAGCCGCTGCACTGCGGGAGGCAGTCACTCGCCTCGTCGCCTGCCTCAACCCTGAGCGTATCATCATATTCGGTTCGCAGGCTCGATCGGATGCCGGCCCGGAGAGCGACATTGACCTCTTGGTGGTCCTGCGCGACGAGCAATCCGTGGGCCTGGCCGAGGACAAAGCCTACCGCGTCCTCGCCGACCTGGAGGTTCCGGTCGATGTGGTCGCCGTGAACGCGCGATTCCTGGAGACCTACGGAGACCTGGTGGGCACCGTGACGCGAACCGCCCTGCGAGAGGGCAAGGTGCTATATGCCAGGTGA
- a CDS encoding HEPN domain-containing protein, with product MPGESREAAAELARDWLRHARDDLAVARLAGDERVAPGIAAFSAKHAAEKALRALLVARQGAARWRGPSTHGSTMTSSPGSNQSIGWLSAVNCRPRTATLPNPPPVRIRSPGRCGSRWG from the coding sequence ATGCCAGGTGAATCGCGCGAGGCTGCCGCGGAGCTAGCGCGGGATTGGCTCAGGCATGCCCGTGACGACCTGGCGGTAGCTCGCCTCGCCGGCGACGAGAGAGTCGCCCCGGGCATCGCAGCCTTCAGTGCTAAGCACGCAGCCGAGAAGGCCTTGAGAGCTCTCCTCGTCGCAAGGCAGGGGGCGGCTCGGTGGCGCGGCCCGTCCACCCACGGGTCCACGATGACGTCGTCACCGGGGTCGAACCAGTCCATCGGCTGGCTCAGCGCGGTCAACTGCCGGCCTCGAACCGCAACTCTACCGAATCCGCCACCGGTTCGTATCCGATCTCCCGGTAGATGTGGTTCGAGGTGGGGTTAG
- a CDS encoding GNAT family N-acetyltransferase: MRLKRFDRGSDFYERAKPFLLKREAEHNLILGIAAGIASGAEWVHPPPYLALVEEEDEPVAAAVMTPPHNLILSDTDYQEALTLFASDLLAGGWEPPGVTGPVELARAFADIWRERTGRSYNVRMAQRIFKLERVRPPEGVPGQLRRATESDRPLLRRWFYGFDREAAGGVGDPDRSLDRFLTSGSRGLYLWEDGEPVSMAGCTGPTPHGMRIGAVYTPPEKRRRGYASACVAAVSQLVLDSGRQFCFLYTDLANPTSNHIYREIGYEPVADSVELRFEAGS, encoded by the coding sequence GTGCGTCTGAAGCGGTTTGATAGGGGGTCGGATTTCTACGAGCGCGCGAAGCCGTTCCTGCTGAAGCGGGAGGCGGAGCACAACCTGATCCTCGGCATCGCGGCCGGCATCGCCAGCGGAGCGGAGTGGGTACATCCACCACCGTACCTGGCCCTGGTGGAAGAGGAAGACGAGCCGGTGGCGGCGGCGGTCATGACCCCGCCGCATAACCTGATCCTCTCCGACACGGACTACCAGGAGGCGTTGACGCTGTTCGCCTCCGACCTCCTGGCGGGGGGCTGGGAGCCTCCTGGAGTGACGGGGCCGGTTGAGCTGGCCCGAGCTTTCGCCGACATTTGGCGGGAGCGAACGGGGAGGAGCTACAACGTCAGGATGGCCCAGCGTATCTTCAAGCTGGAGCGAGTCCGCCCTCCTGAGGGAGTGCCCGGACAGCTGCGGCGGGCCACCGAGTCGGACCGTCCTCTGTTGCGCCGGTGGTTCTACGGCTTCGATCGGGAGGCAGCGGGAGGTGTGGGAGACCCCGACAGGAGCCTCGATCGCTTCCTGACGTCTGGGTCGCGTGGCCTCTACCTCTGGGAGGACGGAGAGCCGGTTTCCATGGCCGGGTGCACCGGCCCGACGCCTCACGGCATGCGCATCGGGGCGGTCTACACCCCGCCCGAGAAGCGGCGCCGGGGCTACGCCAGCGCCTGCGTGGCCGCCGTAAGTCAGCTGGTGCTCGACAGCGGGCGGCAGTTCTGCTTCCTCTACACCGACCTCGCTAACCCCACCTCGAACCACATCTACCGGGAGATCGGATACGAACCGGTGGCGGATTCGGTAGAGTTGCGGTTCGAGGCCGGCAGTTGA
- a CDS encoding class I SAM-dependent methyltransferase, giving the protein MPEDLYEGFAERYDLFLGEFGVHDEVVVSFYRRLFQEHKVHRLLDCACGTGHDLTLFLQLGCDVVGSDISPSMLAQARRNLDGAGLEVPLHRVDYRHLPEYFGCPFDAVVCLSSSILHLPDEDEAGKAFRSMRDVLRPGGILVLTQGTSDRQWREKPRFLLALDTPEVTRLFVIDYEGQGACYNIVDVDHRRPGGELKVWSTDYPRVLLRDDYARLLDEAGFAAVHFYGGYGFQPYDRNESRRLIVVAERG; this is encoded by the coding sequence TTGCCTGAAGACCTGTACGAAGGCTTCGCCGAGCGGTACGATCTCTTCCTGGGGGAGTTCGGGGTCCACGATGAGGTTGTGGTTTCGTTCTACCGGCGCCTGTTCCAGGAGCACAAGGTCCATCGCCTCCTGGACTGCGCCTGCGGCACGGGCCACGACTTGACCCTGTTCCTGCAGCTGGGCTGCGATGTGGTAGGGTCCGACATCTCCCCCTCCATGCTGGCCCAGGCCAGGCGCAACCTGGACGGGGCAGGGCTAGAGGTACCGCTACATCGGGTGGACTACCGCCACCTGCCCGAGTACTTCGGCTGCCCCTTTGACGCAGTGGTCTGCCTGTCCAGCTCCATATTGCACCTGCCGGACGAGGACGAGGCGGGCAAGGCCTTTCGCAGCATGCGCGACGTGTTGCGCCCGGGCGGCATTCTGGTGCTCACCCAGGGCACCAGCGACCGGCAGTGGCGGGAGAAGCCCCGCTTCCTTCTGGCGCTGGACACGCCCGAGGTAACCCGGCTGTTCGTCATTGACTACGAGGGCCAGGGGGCGTGCTACAACATAGTGGACGTGGACCACAGGCGGCCTGGGGGAGAACTCAAGGTGTGGAGCACCGACTACCCTCGGGTTCTGCTCCGCGATGACTACGCGCGCCTGTTGGACGAAGCCGGCTTTGCCGCGGTCCACTTCTATGGCGGATACGGCTTCCAGCCCTACGACCGGAACGAGAGCCGCCGGCTGATTGTGGTGGCGGAGCGCGGGTGA
- a CDS encoding class I SAM-dependent methyltransferase, with protein sequence MKRKLLSFPVIIGAILGFLGMPRVKSARQPSREGIEGQRLVEAYDQVARLPQLQALRQLVLRELEHFGPMGTLVDVGSGPGHLLMDIARAHPNLKLIGVEPSADMVELARRNAEREGLGERIEFRAGDAHNLPFEDESVDFVVSSLSLHHWSAPNAGLQEIHRVLKPGGQLLIFDTRRDPRRIFYWGVLFARQFVVPGPLREIEEPTGSILASYTPMEVSSMLEESPFHVRRIRSGPGWIFIWARKDW encoded by the coding sequence ATGAAGCGTAAGTTGCTATCGTTTCCGGTAATCATCGGCGCGATTCTGGGGTTCCTTGGCATGCCGCGGGTCAAGTCGGCCCGACAACCCAGTCGCGAAGGGATCGAGGGGCAGAGGTTGGTCGAGGCCTACGACCAGGTGGCCAGGCTTCCCCAGCTCCAGGCTTTGCGGCAGCTGGTGCTGAGGGAACTGGAGCACTTCGGTCCCATGGGCACGCTGGTGGATGTGGGCAGCGGCCCCGGACATCTCTTGATGGACATCGCGCGCGCCCATCCCAACTTGAAGCTCATCGGGGTGGAACCCTCCGCCGACATGGTCGAGCTGGCCCGGCGTAACGCTGAGAGGGAAGGGCTCGGTGAGCGAATCGAGTTCCGTGCCGGAGATGCCCACAATCTCCCGTTCGAGGACGAGAGCGTGGACTTCGTGGTCAGCTCGCTCTCGCTGCACCACTGGTCTGCCCCTAACGCGGGCCTACAAGAGATACATCGAGTGCTCAAGCCTGGCGGGCAGCTTCTGATCTTCGATACTCGGCGCGACCCGCGACGGATCTTCTACTGGGGCGTGCTGTTCGCCCGGCAGTTCGTCGTACCCGGGCCCCTGCGCGAGATCGAAGAGCCCACCGGTTCCATCCTGGCGAGCTACACGCCCATGGAGGTCTCGTCCATGCTGGAGGAGTCCCCCTTCCACGTGCGCCGGATCCGATCTGGGCCGGGTTGGATCTTCATTTGGGCTCGCAAGGACTGGTAA
- a CDS encoding creatininase family protein, with protein MQWEQMTAPELGRAAREVSVCVVAMGVLERHSDHLPLGTDYLNAHRIASLAAEKEPAVVFPPFYFGQIYEARAFPGAVTLRPTLLLDLVQSVFDEIGRNGFGKIIAFNGHGGNTHFVRFLAQASLWEEKGYSLYAPSMRLTPEREERWRAIRETTEDGHAGEQETSVSLANHAHLVRSERIPDEPGHARGRLAHLGDAFTGIGWYSNYPEHYAGDARFASREKGEILVDMAVDTLAEFIAAVKADQVVPALEEEFFRRERGLREW; from the coding sequence ATGCAATGGGAGCAGATGACGGCGCCCGAACTGGGCCGGGCCGCTCGGGAGGTGAGCGTGTGCGTGGTGGCCATGGGAGTGCTGGAGCGGCATAGCGATCACCTTCCCCTGGGCACGGATTACCTCAACGCTCACCGGATCGCCAGCCTGGCGGCCGAGAAGGAGCCGGCGGTGGTGTTCCCGCCCTTCTACTTCGGGCAGATCTATGAAGCGAGGGCCTTCCCCGGGGCGGTGACGCTGAGGCCTACCCTGCTCTTGGATCTAGTGCAGAGCGTCTTCGACGAGATCGGCCGCAACGGGTTCGGCAAGATCATCGCCTTCAACGGGCACGGCGGCAACACTCACTTCGTCCGCTTCCTGGCGCAGGCCAGCCTGTGGGAGGAGAAGGGTTACAGCCTGTATGCTCCCAGCATGCGGCTTACCCCGGAGCGAGAGGAGCGCTGGAGAGCCATCCGCGAGACCACGGAGGACGGACACGCGGGGGAGCAGGAGACCAGCGTGTCGTTGGCCAACCACGCCCACCTAGTGCGCAGCGAGCGGATCCCGGATGAGCCCGGGCATGCCCGGGGACGATTGGCCCATCTGGGAGATGCTTTCACTGGCATCGGCTGGTACTCCAACTACCCCGAGCACTATGCCGGGGATGCTCGCTTCGCTTCGAGGGAGAAGGGCGAGATCCTGGTGGACATGGCGGTGGACACGCTGGCGGAGTTCATCGCCGCCGTCAAGGCGGATCAGGTGGTGCCGGCGCTGGAGGAGGAGTTCTTCCGTCGCGAGCGAGGGCTGAGGGAGTGGTGA
- a CDS encoding Gfo/Idh/MocA family oxidoreductase — MSQPVTAVIVGAGHRALTYAAYSRHRPDELQIVGVADPLEYRRRQVADLYGLRPDQCFETAEQLAARPRMADAVINGTMDHQHVPTSLPLLEAGYDILLEKPFATNEEEMWDLVRTARRHGRKVMICHVMRYAPFATAMRQRVARGDIGEIISVQTLEHVSYHHMVVGYVRGKWNRKDVCGSPMLMAKCCHDLDFITWMKSGIAPVRVSSFGSNMQFRPEKAPPGAGTRCLVDCPIEADCLYSARKHHIDHPQRWSFYVWAGLEEMENPTIEDKIHSLKTDNPFGRCVWKCDNDVVDHQSVMIEFEDGCTATHNMVGGASKPMRAMHLVGTIGELQGVLHDSRFVVRHIDPRPGHEYSEEVVEVDVKGDMDGAFGGHAGGDARLAADFIRFVRGETPSISCTSLEDSIRGHLIGFRADVAMEEGRVVDIPTTW; from the coding sequence ATGAGCCAGCCAGTCACCGCGGTAATCGTGGGCGCCGGCCATCGGGCGCTGACGTACGCCGCCTATTCCCGCCACCGGCCGGATGAACTCCAGATCGTCGGAGTCGCCGACCCTCTCGAGTACCGACGCCGTCAGGTCGCCGACCTCTACGGGCTCCGGCCGGACCAGTGCTTCGAGACGGCCGAACAACTGGCCGCCCGGCCCAGGATGGCCGACGCCGTCATCAACGGCACCATGGATCACCAGCACGTGCCCACTTCCCTGCCCTTGCTGGAGGCTGGCTATGACATCCTGCTGGAGAAGCCTTTCGCCACCAACGAAGAAGAGATGTGGGACCTGGTGCGGACGGCGCGCCGGCATGGGCGTAAGGTGATGATCTGCCACGTGATGCGCTACGCCCCTTTCGCCACCGCTATGCGGCAGCGGGTGGCGCGGGGCGACATCGGCGAGATCATCAGCGTCCAGACGCTGGAGCACGTCAGCTACCACCACATGGTGGTGGGATACGTGCGGGGCAAGTGGAACCGTAAGGACGTGTGCGGCTCACCCATGCTCATGGCCAAGTGCTGCCACGACCTCGACTTCATCACCTGGATGAAGAGCGGCATCGCCCCCGTGCGGGTGAGCAGCTTCGGCAGCAACATGCAGTTCCGCCCGGAGAAGGCCCCACCGGGAGCGGGCACCCGCTGCCTGGTGGACTGCCCCATCGAGGCCGACTGTCTCTACTCGGCCCGCAAGCACCACATAGACCACCCCCAGCGTTGGAGCTTCTACGTCTGGGCCGGGTTGGAGGAGATGGAAAACCCTACCATCGAGGACAAGATCCACTCCCTCAAGACAGACAACCCCTTCGGCCGTTGCGTCTGGAAGTGCGACAACGATGTGGTAGACCACCAGTCGGTCATGATCGAGTTCGAGGACGGTTGCACCGCCACCCACAACATGGTGGGCGGAGCCTCCAAGCCCATGCGGGCCATGCACCTGGTAGGCACCATCGGCGAACTGCAGGGCGTTCTCCACGACAGCCGTTTCGTCGTCCGGCATATTGACCCCCGCCCCGGGCACGAGTACTCCGAGGAAGTGGTCGAGGTGGATGTGAAAGGCGACATGGACGGCGCCTTTGGCGGGCACGCCGGGGGCGACGCCCGCCTGGCGGCGGACTTCATCCGGTTCGTCCGGGGCGAGACGCCCTCCATCTCCTGCACCAGCCTCGAGGACTCCATCCGCGGCCACCTGATCGGCTTCCGCGCCGACGTGGCCATGGAGGAGGGCCGCGTGGTTGACATACCCACCACCTGGTGA
- a CDS encoding YihY/virulence factor BrkB family protein: protein MNAKSLFSLLKDTYREWSEDNASMRAAAMSYYTAFSLAPLLVIAIAIAGIFLGRESVQDRLLAQAREVIGSEAAGLVETMVERSDALRGASGLIASAIALATLLLGAAGVFQQLRQALNHMWGVAQPRRGGIVGVIKQRLFAFALVLGAGSLLLLTLVASAALSLLTARLQNLVPGAEAIWQIGSLVLSFGLVTLLFALLYKLVPDAEVAWGDVWVGAAFTALLFIVGQYLIGLYLGRASVASAFGAAGSLIILLLWIYYSAQILFFGAEFTQVYAARRGSRANPDAGA, encoded by the coding sequence ATGAATGCCAAGTCGCTGTTCTCGCTGCTGAAGGACACCTACCGCGAGTGGAGTGAGGACAACGCCTCGATGAGGGCAGCGGCGATGTCCTACTACACAGCCTTCTCGCTCGCGCCCCTGCTCGTCATTGCCATCGCTATCGCGGGTATCTTCCTGGGCAGGGAGTCGGTACAGGACCGGCTGCTGGCTCAGGCCCGAGAGGTAATCGGATCGGAGGCTGCCGGCCTAGTGGAGACGATGGTGGAGCGCTCCGATGCGCTCAGAGGCGCCTCCGGCCTCATCGCCTCCGCCATTGCCCTGGCGACGCTCCTGCTGGGCGCGGCCGGAGTGTTTCAGCAACTGCGGCAGGCCCTTAACCACATGTGGGGCGTGGCGCAGCCGCGAAGAGGTGGGATCGTAGGTGTGATCAAGCAGCGGCTCTTCGCCTTTGCCCTGGTCCTGGGGGCCGGCTCTCTGCTGCTGCTCACTCTGGTGGCCAGCGCGGCGCTCTCGCTGCTGACGGCCCGATTGCAGAACCTGGTCCCCGGGGCCGAGGCCATCTGGCAGATAGGCAGCCTGGTGCTCTCCTTCGGGCTGGTGACGCTGCTGTTCGCCCTGCTGTATAAACTGGTCCCTGATGCTGAGGTTGCCTGGGGCGACGTCTGGGTGGGAGCGGCCTTCACCGCCCTGCTCTTCATCGTAGGCCAGTATCTCATCGGGCTCTACCTGGGCCGGGCAAGCGTAGCTTCGGCTTTCGGGGCGGCAGGCTCCTTGATCATTCTGCTGCTGTGGATCTACTACTCCGCTCAGATTCTCTTCTTCGGGGCGGAGTTCACTCAGGTGTACGCCGCCCGACGCGGGTCCCGGGCCAACCCGGACGCGGGCGCCTGA